The following coding sequences are from one uncultured Cohaesibacter sp. window:
- a CDS encoding ABC transporter permease codes for MGRYILFRLLKWIPSVFILLLLIYALVFFGAGDPIKLIFLQAPGDVAYDPDRVEAIRDAAGLNRPFLVQFVDYLGNIAHGNFGNSLVSGRSVNSMINAALPVTLKIGLTAIFLLSIVGIILGVIAALNQNKLLDNLIVGFALIVWGIPVFVAGPLIIVFLVLVMDMDVPYGWSGLFSFKVIVPLLVLGLNPMALIIRQARAGVLEVLSEDYVRTARAKGIPNYQVVVKHIMRPVLTPVVSQIGLLVIATLNNSILIEKVFGLPGLGRLTETAIKTSDYPVILAIVLIFSTVVMASNLLVDISYPLLDPRAAAKKTGDE; via the coding sequence ATGGGACGCTACATCTTATTCCGACTTCTGAAGTGGATTCCCTCGGTATTTATTCTTCTTCTGTTGATCTACGCTCTTGTGTTCTTTGGAGCTGGCGATCCGATCAAGCTTATCTTCCTGCAGGCCCCAGGCGATGTTGCTTATGATCCAGACAGGGTTGAAGCCATCAGGGATGCCGCAGGACTGAACCGGCCGTTTCTGGTTCAGTTCGTAGATTATCTTGGTAATATAGCGCACGGAAATTTTGGCAACTCGCTGGTTTCCGGACGCTCTGTCAACTCGATGATAAACGCAGCGCTTCCGGTAACCCTGAAAATCGGGCTTACCGCGATTTTCCTGCTCTCCATCGTTGGCATCATTCTGGGTGTGATTGCCGCGCTCAACCAGAACAAGCTTCTGGATAACCTGATCGTGGGTTTCGCGCTCATCGTATGGGGTATTCCGGTGTTTGTTGCCGGTCCCCTGATCATCGTCTTTCTCGTGCTGGTCATGGATATGGACGTGCCTTACGGCTGGTCTGGCCTGTTCAGTTTCAAGGTGATTGTTCCCCTGTTGGTACTGGGGCTCAACCCGATGGCGCTGATCATTCGACAGGCGCGTGCTGGGGTGCTTGAAGTGCTCAGCGAGGATTATGTGCGCACCGCGCGAGCCAAGGGTATTCCGAACTATCAGGTCGTGGTCAAGCACATCATGCGACCGGTGCTGACGCCTGTTGTCAGCCAGATTGGCCTTCTGGTGATTGCCACGCTCAACAACTCCATTCTTATTGAAAAGGTCTTCGGGCTTCCCGGCCTTGGCCGCCTCACCGAAACCGCAATCAAGACCTCGGACTATCCGGTCATTCTCGCGATCGTGTTGATCTTCTCGACGGTGGTCATGGCCTCCAACCTGCTGGTTGATATTTCCTATCCGCTGCTTGACCCCCGCGCCGCAGCCAAAAAGACGGGAGACGAATAA
- a CDS encoding ABC transporter substrate-binding protein, which yields MKKDLFKVLLLGLAVLGLTPLQSGTASAEGGQVLNIAHPVLQQNWSPLQGGGHAARWQSLSWAAPMYFDKDGKLTPYVLSSVESDDSYVNWTLHVNPDAVWSDGSKITAEDVVGTWNLSARPATKHARVNLFLGGVEGFNDVVVGKAKDMTGLEIKDEATVAVKLASADPIFDQKIATALIAPVKISQAQDENGNEKSDWWMPQNGVVVSGPFMPETMDLDQGILTLVPNPNFFGPKPKLEKIVLTTVADASTATLMLKRGTMDAHTELITPTIIQDLGADFLGGPALAKGQQFWINAKKPPMDDINVRKALIMSVNPEELALAAFPDGPFTAASQILNKVPGVDPDFKKYPYDPEAAKAALAASKYKDANRLPKIMFVGISTPTHEAAAQYIAEQWRKILGIQGIEMKPAIETYSGPDQKSVQIFRDDVGTRVPDAVSYLMGSIYSKSGNARNKLGGYKNDKIDALLEEASVKGVKDPARIKLAQEAQGLFREDWTYIPYYYDVMSKWAMPWVLNFDKNDDWQVIEPWNVTIDEAKRP from the coding sequence ATGAAAAAGGATCTTTTCAAAGTCCTTTTGCTCGGGCTCGCAGTGCTCGGGCTGACACCGCTGCAAAGCGGCACGGCATCAGCCGAAGGCGGCCAGGTGCTTAATATTGCGCATCCGGTTCTGCAGCAGAACTGGTCGCCCCTTCAGGGAGGAGGACACGCAGCGCGTTGGCAATCTTTGAGCTGGGCTGCACCAATGTATTTCGACAAGGACGGCAAGCTGACCCCTTACGTTCTTTCAAGTGTTGAGTCCGATGACAGCTATGTCAACTGGACCCTGCATGTTAATCCGGATGCCGTCTGGTCTGATGGCTCAAAAATCACAGCTGAAGATGTTGTTGGCACATGGAACCTGTCCGCCCGTCCGGCAACCAAACATGCTCGCGTCAACCTGTTTCTGGGGGGGGTTGAAGGCTTCAACGATGTTGTGGTTGGCAAAGCCAAGGATATGACGGGGCTTGAAATCAAGGACGAAGCAACCGTTGCCGTCAAACTTGCAAGTGCTGACCCGATCTTTGATCAGAAAATCGCAACAGCCCTGATCGCTCCGGTCAAGATCTCTCAGGCTCAGGACGAGAATGGCAATGAAAAATCCGACTGGTGGATGCCACAGAATGGCGTCGTCGTTTCCGGTCCGTTCATGCCTGAAACCATGGACCTTGACCAAGGCATCCTGACCCTTGTTCCAAACCCGAATTTCTTCGGCCCGAAACCGAAACTGGAAAAAATCGTCCTGACGACGGTTGCTGACGCCAGCACTGCAACGCTGATGCTCAAACGCGGCACAATGGATGCCCACACCGAGCTCATCACGCCAACCATCATTCAGGACCTTGGTGCCGATTTCCTTGGTGGCCCGGCTCTGGCAAAAGGTCAGCAATTCTGGATCAATGCCAAGAAACCTCCAATGGACGACATTAACGTTCGCAAAGCCCTGATCATGTCGGTCAATCCTGAAGAGCTGGCTCTCGCAGCTTTCCCTGATGGACCGTTTACCGCTGCGTCACAGATCCTGAACAAGGTCCCCGGCGTAGATCCTGATTTCAAGAAATATCCATATGATCCGGAAGCTGCCAAAGCTGCTCTGGCCGCATCCAAATACAAGGATGCAAACCGTCTGCCAAAAATCATGTTCGTCGGTATTTCCACCCCGACCCATGAAGCCGCTGCCCAGTATATCGCTGAACAATGGCGCAAGATACTTGGCATTCAGGGTATCGAAATGAAACCTGCAATCGAAACCTATTCCGGTCCTGACCAGAAGAGCGTTCAGATCTTCCGTGACGATGTCGGCACACGTGTTCCTGATGCAGTTTCCTACCTGATGGGTTCGATTTACTCGAAATCCGGTAACGCCCGCAACAAACTGGGCGGTTACAAAAATGACAAGATTGATGCCCTGCTCGAAGAAGCATCCGTCAAGGGTGTGAAAGATCCAGCTCGCATCAAACTTGCTCAGGAAGCACAAGGTCTCTTCCGCGAAGACTGGACCTACATTCCTTACTATTACGACGTAATGTCGAAATGGGCCATGCCTTGGGTCCTCAATTTCGACAAGAACGATGACTGGCAGGTCATCGAGCCATGGAATGTAACAATCGACGAAGCAAAACGTCCGTAA